The Oryctolagus cuniculus chromosome 5, mOryCun1.1, whole genome shotgun sequence genome includes a region encoding these proteins:
- the C5H6orf136 gene encoding uncharacterized protein C6orf136 homolog, giving the protein MYQRSRGAAQRLGPCLRAYQARPQEQLSPRTPPFPVLWPHCTPATSPSPLVWPFPPPHLPTLPLPPARPLPLPQIQALSSPWVVLPPGKGEEGPGPELHSGCLDGLRSLFEGAPCPYPGALIPFQAPGTAHPSPGSPSGDPSMEEHLAVMYERLRQELPNLFLHSHDYTLYSPNVEFINEILNLRTKGRTWYILSLTLCRFLAWNYFAQLRLEVLQLTRHPENWTLQARWRLVGLPIHMLFLRFYKRDKEELYRTYDAYSTFYLNSNGLICRHHLDKLMPSHSPPAPVKKLLMGALVTLGLSEPEHEPGLNLCSKA; this is encoded by the exons ATGTACCAGCGCAGCCGAGGGGCGGCCCAGCGTCTCGGCCCCTGCCTCCGCGCCTACCAGGCTCGACCCCAG GAGCAGCTTTCTCCACGGACTCCACCATTCCCAGTCCTTTGGCCCCACTGCACGCCAGCCACGTCCCCATCTCCACTCGTCTGGCCTTTCCCACCCCCACACCTTCctactctccctcttcctccagctcgcccactgcctctccctcagatccaggccctcagctccccaTGGGTGGTGCTCCCTCCAGGAAAAGGGGAGGAGGGCCCAGGACCCGAGTTGCACAGTGGCTGCCTGGATGGGCTTAGGAGCCTTTTTGAGGGGGCTCCCTGCCCCTATCCTGGAGCTCTGATACCTTTCCAAGCCCCCGGAACTGCCCACCCATCCCCTGGCAGCCCCTCGGGAGATCCTAGTATGGAAGAACACCTGGCTGTCATGTATGAGAGACTGAGACAAGAG CTTCCTAACCTCTTCCTTCACTCCCACGACTACACTCTCTATTCACCCAACGTGGAATTCATCAATGAGATCCTGAACCTGCGTACCAA GGGACGGACCTGGTACATCCTGTCACTCACCCTCTGTCGCTTCCTGGCATGGAACTATTTTGCACAACTTCGGTTGGAGGTCCTACAGCTGACCCGCCACCCGGAGAACTGGACCCTGCAAGCCCGCTGGCGGCTTGTGGGGCTGCCCATCCACATGCTCTTTCTGCGTTTCTACAAGCGTGACAAAGAGGAGCTTTACCG GACCTACGATGCCTATTCTACCTTCTACCTGAATTCCAATGGCCTCATTTGTCGCCATCACCTAGACAAG CTGATGCCTTCACACTCACCGCCTGCGCCTGTGAAGAAGCTGCTAATGGGAGCCCTGGTGACCCTAGGGCTATCAGAGCCAGAGCACGAGCCCGGCTTAAACCTGTGTTCCAAGGCCTGA